The Gadus macrocephalus chromosome 21, ASM3116895v1 genome has a segment encoding these proteins:
- the slc2a12 gene encoding solute carrier family 2, facilitated glucose transporter member 12: MDLSGQAERMPSDEPQEHRTLKPCLLRSTGCSWLVVLAAVAASLSGLMLGYEMGLTSGVLLQLRGLLSLSCREQELLVSAHLLGSLLICLTGGPVLDRYGRRCSMLLGAAAVVAGTVVSVAFASLPALMTGRAVVGVGTALSGTAACLYIAEISPQERRGLLVTLYELMLVVGVLLGFSCSYAFAALSDGWRYTFGLVTPVALLQFAGLLLLPPSPRFLVARGRVESARGVLTRLRGGGDVDAELRDIRAGLKEESEHGFRELFGGKANLRRRLLTGAALVFLQQVTGQPNVLSYASPLLHSVGFNSAAAATLASTGFGVVKVVGTIPAVLLVDRLGPKSFLCVGAVAMGISLVTLGVVTSQSHTHLTSLCQSPSGLNRSDPSVGVVGMNDSRVTLDDSLPVRWNGGGGVGDLSPAAVTGATKTRGREAGEEAAGNGSAVSYTLKWVSLISLLVYVAAFSVSLGPMVYVVISEIFPTGVRGKAVSVVSAVNWATNLLISMTFLTVTETIGVSSVMFLYAAMSFVLLVFVILCVPETRGRTLEQISKELAMKKHFDLRFCKRVQPQQREAERSLKSTDTPGNLTL; the protein is encoded by the exons GCTGCAGCTggctggtggtgctggcggCCGTGGCGGCCTCTCTGAGCGGCCTGATGCTGGGCTACGAGATGGGCCTGACCTCCGGCGTGCTGCTGCAGCTCCGGgggctcctctccctctcctgccgcgAGCAGGAGCTGCTGGTCAGCGCTCACCTGCTGGGCTCCCTGCTCATCTGCCTGACGGGCGGGCCCGTCCTGGACCGCTACGGCCGCCGCTGCTCCATGCTCCTCGGCGCGGCCGCGGTGGTGGCGGGCACGGTGGTCTCGGTCGCCTTCGCCTCGCTGCCGGCGCTGATGACGGGGCGCGCCGTGGTCGGCGTGGGCACGGCGCTGTCGGGCACGGCCGCCTGCCTCTACATCGCCGAGATCTCCCCGCAGGAGCGCCGCGGCCTCCTGGTGACGCTGTACGAGCTGATGCTGGTGGTGGGCGTGCTGCTGGGCTTCAGCTGCAGCTACGCCTTCGCCGCGCTCTCCGACGGCTGGCGGTACACCTTCGGCCTGGTGACCCCCGTGGCCCTGCTGCAGTTCgccggcctgctgctgctgccgcccagCCCGCGCTTCCTGGTGGCCCGGGGCCGGGTGGAGAGCGCACGGGGCGTGCTGACCCGACTCCGGGGCGGCGGCGACGTGGACGCCGAGCTCCGGGACATCCGGGCGGGGCTCAAGGAGGAGTCGGAGCACGGCTTCCGGGAGCTGTTCGGCGGCAAGGCCAACCTGCGGCGCCGCCTGCTGACGGGCGCGGCGCTGGTGTTCCTGCAGCAGGTGACGGGCCAGCCCAACGTCCTGTCGTACGCCTCGCCGCTGCTGCACAGCGTGGGCTTCaacagcgccgccgccgccaccctgGCCTCCACGGGCTTCGGCGTGGTCAAGGTGGTGGGCACCATCCCGGCCGTGCTGCTGGTGGACCGCCTGGGGCCCAAGAGCTTCCTGTGCGTGGGCGCCGTCGCCATGGGGATCTCCTTGGTCACCCTGGGGGTGGTGACGTCGCAGAGCCACACCCACCTGACCAGCTTGTGTCAGAGCCCGTCCGGGCTGAACCGGAGCGACCCGAGCGTCGGCGTGGTGGGAATGAACGACAGTCGTGTGACACTCGACGACTCGTTGCCTGTGCGTTGGAACGGAGGCGGCGGCGTTGGTGACCTGTCCCCCGCGGCTGTGACGGGGGCCACGAAGACTCGGGGACGGGAGGCGGGAGAGGAGGCGGCTGGAAATGGGTCGGCGGTGTCATACACTCTGAAGTGGGTGTCTCTGATCAGCCTGCTCGTGTACGTTGCAGCCTTCTCGGTTAGCCTCGGGCCCA TGGTCTACGTGGTGATCAGTGAAATATTCCCCACTGGGGTACGGGGCAAGGCTGTGTCGGTGGTGTCGGCGGTGAACTGGGCGACCAACCTGCTAATTTCTATGACCTTTCTCACCGTCACAG AGACCATTGGCGTGTCGAGCGTGATGTTCCTGTACGCTGCTATGAGCTTTGTTCTGCTAGTGTTCGTCATCCTCTGTGTCCCCGAGACCAGGGGACGCACACTGGAACAGATATCCAAAGAACTAGCGATGAA GAAGCACTTTGATTTGCGCTTCTGCAAGCGGGTCCAACCGCagcagagagaggcggagaggagCCTCAAATCCACGGACACGCCCGGTAATCTCACGCTCTGA